The genomic stretch GCCCTATATGGCCCGCACGACCGCCCGCGCGCTGCCGCTGGCAACCGCCGATGCGATCGAATGGGGGACCCGGCGCGTCGACATCTTCATCCTCGGCCTGTTCGCCGCGCCCAGCGCGGTCGGCGTCTATTACATCGCGCAACAGGTCGCGAGCCTGCCGCAAAAGCTCAAGACCAGTTTCGAGCCCATTCTCGGCCCGGTCATCACCAAGAACCTCAAGACAAAGAATTACGAGGCGATCGCCAGACAGGTCTGCCAGGTCGGCTTTTGGATCATCGCTATGCAGGCCGGCATCGCGCTGGCGCTCGGCGTACCGGGCGAGGCGGTGATGGGCCTGGTCGGGCCGGAATTCGTCGGCGGGACCGGAGCCCTTGCGCTATTGCTGGCTGCCGAAGTGGTGGCCGCGACGGCGGTGGTATCGGAAGCCGTGCTGATCTACGTCGCGCGCGTCCGCAATTTGTGGATCTCCATCGGCACCATCGCCTTCCAAGCCGTACTGACCGTTGTGCTGATCCAAGTCGTCGTCGCAGCAGGCTATGGTGAGCCGTTCAAGGCGGCTGCCGCTGCCCTGGCCCTCGCCATCGCGCTCGGCACGGCAAGCCTGATCAAGGCCGTTTTGCTGTCGAAAATTCTCGGTCATTCGATCAACAATTTCCGCTGGGCATTGGTCTACGCCATCGCGCCCGCCGTAGTGGTCGGCTGGCTCGCGACACGCCTTCCCGAATGGGCGGAGCTCGCATTCGGCGTGCCCGCGATCCTGCTCGTTTATGGCTGGATCATCTGGAAACGCGGTTTCGGTCCGGAAGATCGCGTGCTGTTCCGGCGCAATCTGGACAAGCCCCCGGAGGAACAGACCTGACACGGCTCGTCGCAGATGGCAAACGTTCAGTCGGCATTCACGCGCCAGCCATGTAATGTTATCTCTTAAAAAGAGGGAGGACCGCCCATGCGTTTGAGGAACCTGTTCGCCACTTGCGCCGCCGCTGCACTGCTTGCCGGATGCGCCTCGCAGCAAGGGGGCGAGGAGATCGTCCTCACCGGTTCGAAGGGGATCCAGGACGTGGATCGGTCGACACCGCCTCCTCCTCCGCCGCCACCTCCTCCGCCGCCGGCCGCATACAGCCAGTCCGCGCCAATCGCGGTGACGGGTTCTCGGATTGCCACTCCTGCTGCGGAAGCGGCCGATGCGGCGACGAGTACGAGCGCGTCAGACAGCACGTATCGCTACTTCCCGCCGGTCTTCGTGCCGACGGTGCCGAGCCGGGACCAGTATGACGGTGAGGAAGTCTCGCCGGTAAAGCTCGTCGCGAACGAGCCGGTGTCCACCTTCTCGGTCGATGTCGACACGGGCGCCTATGCCAATGCGCGGCGCTTCATCTCCGAGGGCGCAATGCCTCCCAAGGCCGCCGTGCGGACCGAGGAGTTCGTCAATTACTTCCGCTACGATTACGATCGCCCGGCGGACCGGTCGCAGCCGTTCACGGTCAATACCGATGTCGCAGTGTCGCCGTGGAATCCGGAGACGCGCCTCGTCCGTATCGGGCTGGCAGGCTACGAGATGCCCGAGGAAACGCGCCCGGCGGCCAACCTCGTCTTCCTGCTCGACGTATCGGGATCGATGTACAGCGCGGACAAGCTTCCGCTGGTGAAGACGGCCATGCGCCAGCTTGCGGGGCAGCTGACCGAGCGCGACCGGGTGTCCATCGTCGTCTATGCCGGGGCCGCGGGACTCGTGCTCGAACCGACGAATGACGAGCGCAAGATAAAGGACGCGATCGAGCAACTGCAGGCTGGCGGATCGACGGCAGGCGGTGCCGGTATCGAGCTAGCCTACCGCGTCGCCGAAGCAAACCGGATCGAGGGCGGCGTCAACCGCGTGATCTTGGCGACCGACGGCGATTTCAATGTCGGCACGTCGGACCGCGACGCGCTGGTCGAACTGGTCGAGGAAAAGCGCGATACCGGCGTGACCCTGTCGGTGCTCGGCTTCGGGCGCGGCAATCTGAACGATGCGATGATGGAGCAGATCGCCAACAACGGAAACGGCAATTATTCCTACATCGACAGCGCGCTGGAGGCCCGCAAGGTGCTTGGCGACGAGATGGGCGCGACGCTGTTCACCATCGCCAAGGACGTGAAAATCCAGGTCGAATTCAATCCCGCTGTCGTCAGCCAGTACCGGCTGGTCGGCTACGAGAACCGCATCCTGCGCGAGGAGGATTTCGACAACGATGCCGTCGATGCGGGCGACATCGGCGCGGGCCACCAGGTGACGGCGCTCTACGAAGTCGTCCCGGTAGGCACCAAGGGCTGGATCGGGCAGCGCCGCTACGAGGACAAGATCGACACCCGCGCTCGCGATCTTGCTGCCGAAGCGGCCTATATCAAGCTGCGCTACAAGATGCCCGATGGCGAGAAGAGCTCGCTCATCACCTATACACTCCCGGCGCGTGCCTTGCAGACCGGCGCGTTGCCCGGCGGCGATTTCGCCTTCGCCAGCGCGGTGGCAGCCTTCGGCCAGAAGCTGCGCGGCGACCCCATGCTCGAAAGTTTCGGCTACAACCAGATCGCGGGGCTGGCAGGCAATCCGCGCGATTTCTGGCGGCAGGAATTCGTGCAGCTGGTGAAGACCGCCGACTCGCTGGACTAGCGGCCTTGGCAGGGGGCGCGTAGGGCGGCTAAGAGCCGCTGCATGTCGATCCGCCCTGCCCTTGCCATCGTCGCCGGTGCCGCGCTCGTCGCGGTGGCCGGCTATGGCTATGCTACGAAGACCGACGAGGCCTTCGTCGTGCCGCTCGAGGAGAGTGCAGCGCAGGCGATCACCGAGAACGGCGGAGGCGGCGTAACTGCGCGCTTTACGGGCGCTAACGGTTCGCCGACGCGCCATCCGTTGCTCAGCAATGGCGAGGACCTGCCCGAACAGACCCGCGCCCGCGTGGCGCAGGCCGTGGCCGGAATGCCCGGCGTCGGCGGCGTGGTCTGGAGCGACGGAACCGCGCGCGCGGAAACCGACGCGCCTACTTTCGAACCGCTCCATTGCCAGGAGGACGTCGACGGCCTGTTGCGCAGTCGCTCGATCCGCTTCGAGGAAGCTTCGAGCGCGCTGCTGCCGGCAAGCCGCATTCTGCTCGACGAAGTGGCCGAAGCCTTGCAGCCTTGTCTGGGCGCAATCATTTCGATCACCGGCCACACCGACAAGTCGGGCACCGAGCCCGGCAATCTCGCTTTGAGCATGGAACGCGCGCGGGCGGTGCGCGAAGCGCTGGTGAGCCGCGGCATCCCGCGCGACGGCCTCCGGGCGCGCGGCATGGGTTCGTCCGAGCCGGTCGAAGGCCTGGCCCCCGGCGACCCGGCCAACCGCCGAATCGAATTCGCCGTGATCCGCACCGAGCCGCTTCGCCCCACCCCAGTCGACACGCCGGGAGCCCGCTGATGCCGATCTGGTTCGAAGTCGTGGTGTTGATGCTGGTCGGCTATTTCGCCGGCATCGGGATCGGCTGGGGCCTGTGGGGCCGCACGGAGCGGGGCGATATCGAAACCGACGGAACCATGAAGGATCCCCAATGATCGAACTGCTTGAGGCCTATTGGCCCGCCATCGTGATCGCGCTCGTCATCGGGCTGGTGATCGCCTGGTACATCTTCCACGCCTCCCGCCGAACCCGGGTCACGGGAACGAGCAAGGACGTGCTCGACGAAGGCGCAGCGCCGGCGACACGCAACAAGGCCTTGATCGACAGCGCGCCTGCCGCCACCCCGATGCAGCCGACGGCCGCCGTGCCGCCGACCACTACGCAGACAACCGGGAGCGACGATCTCACCCGCATCAAGGGTGTCGGCCCGAAGCTGGCCGCGCTGCTCCGCGAGCAGGGCGTCACCGGTTTCGCGCAGGTAGCGGCGTGGACGGAGGAGGACATCGACCGGATCGACCCGACGCTGGGTCGCTTCGAAGGCCGCATCCGGCGTGACGACTGGGTCGGCCAGGCGCGCCTTCTGGCCGATGGCGACGAAAGCGGTTTCGCGAGCAGATACGGCAAGATTTCTTGATCGGGGAACGAATCCAAACCGGGCCTGTTGATCGAATGGGTCGATGGTTTGGGAGAGTTTCCTATGGGACAGCAATTGCGCATCCTCGTTGCCGAAGACGAGACGATTATCGGTGAGGATCTGTGCCAGACCGTCGCCGAAGCTGGGTATGTGGTAGAAGGTCCGTTCACGGACATCCAGTCGACCATGCTGGCCTATCAAAAGCACAAGCCCGACCTTGCGATCCTCGATGTGCAACTGGGCGATGGCATCGTCTATCCGCTCGCGGAGCAGATGATGGCCGAGGATGTGCCGGTCATCTTTCATTCCGGACAATTAACGCCAGACGATGTCGCCACTCGTTTTCCCGAAGCGCTGGCCGTCCAGAAGCCGAGCCCCCCGGCCGAGATGATTGCAAACGTGCAGCGCGTTCTCGCCCACGGCTGACGCCGCCGTTTCGCTTCACCTCTTTCTCTTGGCGCAGAACTTGACGAGAACTGTGAAGTTCACTTCCGAGCTGAGCTGAAAACCGGACCTCAATTGGTAGCCGGACTTTGCGACGAAGGCCGCTACGCCCTGCTCTCGCCGGACGGTAGCGAAGCGGCCTGACGCCCCCTTGCAGAGCGCCCGCAAGCCTGCCATCGCACATCGGCAACAGAGGAGACCACATGGCCGGTATGGTGCCTTTCGCCTGGGACGATCCCTTCAATCTCGACGAGCAGCTGACCGAGGAAGAGCGGATGATCCGCGACGCCGCGCACGCCTTCGCCCAAGGCGAGCTACAGCCGCGCGTGACCGATGCCTATCGCGAGGAAACCGACGCGCCCGAACTCTTCCCCCTGATGGGCGAGGCGGGCCTGCTCGGCGCGACCGTGCCGGAGGAATATGGCGGGGCAGGCGCTAGCTATGTCGCCTACGGCCTGATCGCGCGTGAGATCGAGCGGGTCGATAGCGGCTATCGTTCGATGGCGTCGGTCCAGTCGAGCCTCGTGATGTATCCGATCCATGCCTACGGCTCCGCAGCGCAGAAGCAGAAATACCTTCCCGGCCTTGCCAGTGGACAGCTGATCGGCTGTTTCGGCCTGACCGAACCCGATGCCGGCAGCGATCCGGCAGGCATGAAGACGACCGCGAAGAAGGTCGACGGCGGCTATGTGATCTCCGGCTCCAAGACGTGGATTTCCAACTCTCCCTTCGCAGACGTTTTCGTGGTCTGGGCAAAAAGCGAGGAGCATGGCGGCGGCATCCGCGGCTTCATCCTCGAAAAGGGCATGAAGGGCCTTTCCGCCCCGAAGATCGCGGGCAAGCTGAGCCTGCGCGCCAGCACCACCGGCATGATCGTGATGGACGAGGTCGAGGTGGGCGAGGACGCCTTGCTACCTGACGTGCAGGGCCTCAAAGGTCCCTTCGGCTGCCTCAACCGCGCACGCTACGGCATCAGCTGGGGCGCGCTCGGCGCAGCGGAATTCTGCATGCATGCGGCGCGCCAGTATGGCCTTGATCGCGAGCAGTTCGGCGTGCCGCTTGCCAGCAAGCAGCTGTTCCAGCTCAAGCTGGCAGACATGATGACCGACATCGCGCTGGGCCTGCAGGGTTCCTTGCGCGTCGGGCGCCTGATGGACGAAGGCAAGTTCGCACCCGACATGATTTCGATCGTCAAACGCAACAATGTCGGCAAGGCACTCGATATCGCGCGCAAGGCCCGCGACATGCACGGCGGCAACGGCATTTCCGAAGAATACCAAGTCATCCGTCACATGGTGAACCTCGAGACGGTGAACACCTATGAAGGCACGCATGACGTCCATGCGCTGATCCTGGGCCGCGCGATCACGGGCGTCGCCGCGTTTTGATGGTGCGCATCGACCGCGTTCTGTCCTACACGGTCCGGGTGTGCGATACGGTCCGGATGACCAGCGCCAGCGCCATTTCCGAAGCTTCCTCAGCCGTTCTCACGGGCGAGCCCGTTTTTTTGCGCTTGGACCGTGTAACATGCGGTCCATGTCGTGAACTCGCCCTCGGTAACTCCAACAGGGGGATGGTCGCACCATGATCCGCCTTCACGGCTATTATCGCAGTTCCACCAGCTATCGCTTGCGCATCGCGCTGGAGCTGAAGGGGCTGGATTTCGAATATGTCCCGGTGAACCTGCTGGAGAGCGAACAGAAAGGCGCGGCCTTCACCAGCCGCAATCCCTTCGGATCGGTCCCCCTGCTGGAAGTCGATGGCAAGGATTACGTCCAGTCGATGGCGCAGATCGAGTGGCTGGACGAGGCTTACACCGAGCGCCCCCTACTGCCCTCCGACACCCACGACCGCTATGTCGCGCGCGAGCTGGCCTATGCCATCGCGACCGAGCTGCACGCGCCGCTCAACCTGCCGGTGCTGAAATACCTCGCCAATGAATACGGCAAGACGCAGGACGAAATCGGCGTCTGGTATCGCCACTGGCTCGCGCGCACGCTCGACCCGCTGGAGGCACGGCTGGCGCAGATCGGAACCGGCGATTTCCTGTTTGACCGCCCCGGCTTTTTCGAAGTCTGCCTGCTTCCGCAAGTGTATAACGCGCAGCGCTTCGGCTTCGATTTCAGCGACAAGCCGCACATAGCGCGGATCGAACAAGCCTGCCTTGCATTGCCAGAGTTCCAGCGCGCCCATCCGGATGCGCAACCCGATAATCCCGAACGAAAATAAGAGAGGACCACCCATGAAACTCGCCACGCTCAAGGACGGAACCCGCGACGGCAAGCTGGTGGTCGTGTCGAAAGACCTCACCCGCTATTGCGCCGCCGACAACATCGCGCCGACCCTGCAGGCCGCGCTCGACAATTGGGACGAGATCGCGCCGAAGCTGGAGGCGCTTTACACCGACGTCCAGCACGAAGCTGTACCGTGCGAGCGCTTTCACGAGCGCGAGGCGCATTCGCCGCTGCCGCGCGCCTATCAGTGGGCCGACGGTTCGGCCTACATCAATCACGTCGAACTGGTGCGCAAGGCGCGCGGCGCGGAAGTGCCCGAGAGCTTCTATCACGATCCGCTGATGTATCAGGGCGGCAGCGATGGATTTCTCGCCCCGCGAGACGACATCCCGCTGAAAGACACCAGCTGGGGCTGCGACATGGAGGGCGAGATCGCGGTCATTACCGATGACGTGCCCATGGGCGTGTCGAGCGAGAAGGCCGCGGATCACATCAAGCTGGTCATGCTGGTCAATGACGTCAGCTTGCGCGGCCTCATCCCGGGCGAACTGGCCAAGGGGTTCGGCTTCTTCCAGTCCAAGCCCGCCAGCGCTTTCAGTCCCGTCGCGGTGACCCCCGACGAACTCGGCGATGCGTGGAAGGACAGTGTCATCCACCTGCCACTGATGGTCGATTACAATGGCGAAGCCTTCGGCCGCGCGAATGCGGGCGTCGATGCCACCTTCAGCTTGGCCGACCTCGTCGCCCATGCCGCCAAGACGCGCGATCTGGGCGCGGGCACGATCATCGGCTCCGGCACCGTATCCAACCAGGGGCCGGACGGCGATCCGGGCAAGCCGGTGGCAGACGGCGGCCTCGGCTACAGCTGCATCGCCGAGATCCGTATGATCGAGACGATCGCCGATGGCGAAGCCAAGACGCGCTTCATGGCACCGGGCGACACCGTCCGGGTCGAGATGAAGGACGAAGACGGCCACTCGATCTTTGGCGCGATCGAACAGAAAGTCGTCGAGGCCTGACCATGGCCGCGCTGGCCGGCAAGCGCATCGGCCTACTGACTGCCCGCGCCAGCCGGACGAACGGCGGTGTTTTCGAAGCCGTCGTCAGACAGGTCGATCTATTGAAGACGCTGGACGCGCAGCCGGTCGTGGTCGCTGCGGAAGACGACAGTCATGCAGCCGACGCGTGGCGGTTGGCGGGAGCCGAAATCCGGCTGGCGCAGATTCATGGACCAAAGCATCCCGGGTTTGCCCCACGGCTGACGCCGGTGCTCTTGGACGCAGGGCTGGACTTGGTCCATCTTCATGGGATCTGGAGCTATGCCAGTCGCGCCGCGACGCGTTGGTCGAAGGCGACGAACGGCCCCTTGGTCATCAGCCCGCTAGGCATGTGCGATGCCTGGATGATCGAACGCAATCGCTGGAAAAAGAACCTCGCGCGTCTGGCTTGGGAGAAAAGCGCCTGGTCCAATGCCATGGCATTTCACGCGCTGACCCCGGCCGAAGCAGGGGATATCGGCCGCGAGTGCGGCGCTCAGCTGATCGGTGTCATCCCCAGCTGTGCATCGCCGCCGTCGCAGCCGCGCCAGACCATGCCGCCTCCCATGGTGTTATACCTCGGCACCATTCACGAGAAAAAGAACCTCGTCGCGCTCATGGAAGGTTGGCTCGCTGCCCTGCCTGATTTGCCGCCCGACGCGAGCCTCGTCGTAGCTGGCTGGGGCGACGAAGAGGGGGTTACGGCACTCGAGCGCTTCCTTGAGCCAATGGGCCCTTCCATTGAATTTGTAAGCGCTGCCTTCGCCTCGCAGAAGGCGGCATTGCTGGAACTCGCCCGGTTTCTTGTGCTGCCATCCTCGAGCGAGGGCCTGCCGATATCAATCCTCGACGGATGGTCCGCGGGCATTCCTGCGGCGATCAGCCCGGCATGCAATCTGCCCGAAGGCTACGCAAACGGGGCAGCCCTGAAATGCGGTCCCGATCGGGAAAGCATAAAAACCGCGCTAATCGAAGCGCTCAGAATCGAGGAACCTGAATGGCTGTCGATGTCGCGGGCGGCCCAGGCTCTCGCCTCCGGCACCTTCGGCAAGGAGCATATCGCAGGACAATGGCGACGGATCTACGAGGATTGCCTCGGCGTTCTCTCACCCGCGCAGCTTGAACGGCAGATAAGTGGGAAAATCCCGCAGTAATGGGGGAAACCGGCTCGCGGCCACTTACCCCCGCCGGAATAGTTACATCGAGCGCGAGATCACCATTTTCATGACTTCATTCGAACCGCCGAAAATTCGAGTGATCCGGCTATCGCGATACATGCGCGCGATCGGGTAGTCGTTGATGAAACCTGCGCCGCCATGGAACTGAAGGCATTTGTCGACGACCTCGCCTTGCAGCTCGGTGACCCAATATTTGGCCATGCAGGCGGTCGGCACGTCGAGCTCGCCCTTGAGGTGCTTGGCGATGCAATCGTTCACGAACACCCGCGCCGCCGTGCCGCGCGCCTTGAGGTCGGCCATGACGAATTGTGTGTTCTGGAAGTCCCAGATCGTCTGGCCGAAGGCCTTGCGCCCCTTCACGAACTCCATCGTGGTTTCGAGTGCCTTCTCGATCCCGGTCATCGCGCCCATGGCAATAATGAGGCGTTCCTGCGGCAACTCGCCCATCAGCTGGTAGAAGCCCTTGCCTTCCTCCCCGCCGAGCACGTTTTCCGCTGGCACGAAGACATCGTCGAAGAACAATTCCGACGTATCCGCCGCATCGAGCCCGACCTTGTCGAGCTTCTTGCCACGCTGGAACCCTTCCGCGCCCTCGGTTTCAAGCAGCATGAGCGAAATGCCCTTCGCCCGCTCCTTGGGATCGGTCTTGGCGACAACGATGATGAAATCGGCGGTCTGGCCGTTGGAGATATAAGTCTTGGCCCCGTTGATGCGATAGCCATTGCCGTCCTTGAGAGCCGTCGTCGTGATGCTCTGGAGGTCGGAACCGACGCCGGGCTCGGTCATGGCGATTGCACTGACGAGCTCGCCAGTTACCAGCTTGGGGAGGTATTTCTTCTTCTGCTCTTCGGTACCGTGGCGCACGAGGTACGGCAGGATCACGGTATTGTGCAGGCTGGCCGCGAAACCTTCGACATTGTGCTTCGCCTGCTGGTCGATCACGACCATGTCGTGGCGAAAATCGCCGCCATGGCCGCCGTATTCTTCCGGCACCGACACGCCGAGCAGCCCGGCCTCGCCCGCCTCGTTCCAGAATTCGCGCTCGACCTGGCCGTTTTCGCGCCATTTCAGCACGCGTTTCTCCGGCGCGTGCTGCTGGTAGAATTTGCCGACGGCATCGGCGAAGATCGAGATTTCCTCGTCTTCCATGAATTCGGGCGGGGCTACGTCGATAACGGGCATTGTCTGGGTCCTCTCCGGTAATTCTATGTGCTGGCGGGCTTACTTGCCCTTCCAGTTCGGCGCCCGCTTTTCGGCGAAAGCGGCGGCGCCTTCGCGCGCATCCTCGCTGACGAAGACCGGCGCAATAAGCTGGGTCTGGCGCTCGTAGCGCTCGTCCATCGGCCAGCCGCGCGATTCCTTGATGACTGCCTTCGAAACTTTGACGGCGAGCGGACCGTTGGCCACGATCTTCGCCGCGAGTTCCTTCGCGCCGTCGAGCGCCGAGCCATTGGTCACGCGGTTGATCAGGCCGAGTTCGTAAGCACGCGCGGCATCGATGAAGTCGCCGGTCAGCGCCAGTTCCATCGCGATCCGCTCGGGAATCTGGTCGGGCAGCATCATCACCCCGCCCGCCGCGGCGACCAGGCCGCGCTTCACTTCGGGAATGCCGAATTTCGCGCCGTCGTTGGCAACGACCAGATCGCAGGCGATCATCAGTTCGAGGCCGCCGGCCAGCGCATAGCCATCGACAGCGGCGATCAGAGGTTTCTTGGGCGGAGCCTGCACGACGCCGCCGAAACCGCGCCCCTCGACCACCGGGCTTTCACCGCGCAGGAAGCCCTTGAGGTCCATGCCGGAGCAGAAAGTGCCGCCCGCGCCGGTCAGGATACCGACCCGTAAATCATCCTCGCTGTCGAGCCGGTCCATCGCCGCGGCAATGCCCTTGGCCGCAGCCTTGGTCATCGCGTTCTTCGCATCGGGCCGGTTGATCGTGACGACCAGAATGCCGTCTTCCACGCTCGTGAGGACTTCCTCGGACATCGGATTCTCTCTCCATTGCAATTCGAAACTTGTCTTGCGCCCTTGCTGCGGGAGGCTTACGCAAACGTCAACCGGCAATCGCCGCAAGAATCGCCAAACCGAGAGAGGAATACGCCGTGGCCGAAGCCTATATCATCGACGCAGTCCGCACCCCCCGCGGGATCGGCAAGCAGGGCAAGGGCGCGCTGGCGCACATGCACCCGCAGCATCTCGCTGCGACCTGCCTCAAGGCCATCAAGGAGCGCAACGACCTCGACACCGGCACGGTTGACGACGTGATCTGGTCGGTCAGCACGCAGGACGGCATGCAGGCCGGCGACATGGGCCGCATGGCGGCGCTCGACGCAGGTTTCGACATCACCTCTTCGGGCACGACGCTGGACCGCTTCTGCGGCGGCGGCATCACTTCGGTCGCCCTGGCGGCAGCGCAGGTGATGAGCGGCATGGAGGATTGCGTGGTCGCGGGCGGCACCGAAATGATGAGCCTCACCGCACAAATGTCCAAGGACAAGATGGCTGCCGGGCTGAAGCCGCCGATGATGGGCAGCTATAACGAGCGGCTCCAGGCCAGCCACCCGCAGAGTCACCAGGGCGTTTGCGGCGATGCCATCGCCACGATGGAGGGCTTCACCCGCGAGGAGTTGGACGAGGTCGGCTATCGCAGCCAGCAACGCGCAGCCAAGGCGATCGAGGAAGGCCGCTTCGACAAGTCGGTGGTTCCGGTGAAAGACGACGAGGGCAATGTCGTTCTCGACAAGGAGGAATATCCGCGCCCGCAGACCACGCGCGAAGGGCTGGCCGAGCTGGAACCCGCCTTCGCGAAGATCGCCAACGTCCCGCTCGACAAGAACGGCACGACGTTCGCCGGGCTAGTGAATGCGAAATACCCCGATCTGGAAATCAAGCACTTCCACCACGCGGGCAACAGCTCCGGTGTGGTCGATGGCGCCGCGGCCGTGCTGGTCGCCAGCAAGGACTACGCACAGAAGCATGGCTTGCAGCCTCGCGCGCGCATCGTGGCGACGGCGAACATGGGCGATGATCCCACGCTGATGCTCAACGCGCCCGTGCCGGCAGCGAAGAAGGTGCTCGAAAAGGCCGGCCTGACCAAGGACGACATCGATCTTTACGAGATTAACGAGGCCTTCGCCGTCGTTGCCGCCAAGTTCGTGCGCGATCTCGACCTCGACTGGGACAAGGTGAACGTCAATGGCGGGTCCATCGCACTGGGCCACCCCATCGGCGCAACCGGATCGATCCTCATCGGCACCATGGTCGATGAGCTCGAACGGCAGGACAAGCGCTACGGCCTTGTCACCATGTGCGCGGCGGGCGGCATGGCGCCGGCGATCATCATCGAGCGTGTGGACGATTTCGTCGACTGATCTTGCAGCGCGGCAGCGCGATTAGTCGCTGCCGCTCGCAAACAGGCGCCAGCCCCAGGCAGGCAGTTCGATTGTCTCGCCCTCGCCGATCGTCACTTCGCGGCGGAGCGGGAATTCGGCATAGGTCCCCACCGGCAAGCCGCTGGTCAGCCTTGCGCTGACCGGCCTGTCGCTCATGTTGAACAGGCCGAGGACCTTGTTGTCATCCTTCCGGCGGACCCATGAGAGCAATTGCTCGGGCGCGGAGTTCTCGACCTTCTGCATCCGCGCGCCCCACTGCCCGTTGTCGAGCGCGGGGTTCGACTTGCGGAACTCGATCAGCTGCTCGAGCAGAAGGCCGTAGATGCAGCCGCGCCCCTGGCTCCAATCGATCGCATCCTTTTCGAAGAATTCCAGCCGCTTGGCATTGCAGGCTTCCATGCCGTTGTGGATCAGTGGCAGCCCCTCGCCCGTGAAAGACAGCCCCGTCATCGCATAGAGCGCGTCGCCGTAGTTCTCGGCCATGGTGCCTTCCCACGCATTGCTGTCATGGTTCTCGATATAGGTCATGCGCATGGCTTCTTCGGGCCACAGGCTCTCGTTCTCGGCATAATAGCCGTAGAAGCTGGTCGCATTCCCCTTGCCCTGCGCGACGTTCTTCGTGGTGTTATGCCAGTCCCAGGCATAGGTCGCGTCGAACGCCTTCTGGTGGAACGCGGTTTCCTGCACCTCGCCCAGCATGAACACCGGGCGGATCGCGGTCAGCCGGTCGCGCATGGTGTTCCAGAAATCGAGCGGGACATATCCGGCCACGTCGGCGCGGTATCCGTCGACACCGAACTCGCGGAC from Qipengyuania profundimaris encodes the following:
- a CDS encoding glycosyltransferase; the encoded protein is MAALAGKRIGLLTARASRTNGGVFEAVVRQVDLLKTLDAQPVVVAAEDDSHAADAWRLAGAEIRLAQIHGPKHPGFAPRLTPVLLDAGLDLVHLHGIWSYASRAATRWSKATNGPLVISPLGMCDAWMIERNRWKKNLARLAWEKSAWSNAMAFHALTPAEAGDIGRECGAQLIGVIPSCASPPSQPRQTMPPPMVLYLGTIHEKKNLVALMEGWLAALPDLPPDASLVVAGWGDEEGVTALERFLEPMGPSIEFVSAAFASQKAALLELARFLVLPSSSEGLPISILDGWSAGIPAAISPACNLPEGYANGAALKCGPDRESIKTALIEALRIEEPEWLSMSRAAQALASGTFGKEHIAGQWRRIYEDCLGVLSPAQLERQISGKIPQ
- a CDS encoding acyl-CoA dehydrogenase family protein, with the translated sequence MPVIDVAPPEFMEDEEISIFADAVGKFYQQHAPEKRVLKWRENGQVEREFWNEAGEAGLLGVSVPEEYGGHGGDFRHDMVVIDQQAKHNVEGFAASLHNTVILPYLVRHGTEEQKKKYLPKLVTGELVSAIAMTEPGVGSDLQSITTTALKDGNGYRINGAKTYISNGQTADFIIVVAKTDPKERAKGISLMLLETEGAEGFQRGKKLDKVGLDAADTSELFFDDVFVPAENVLGGEEGKGFYQLMGELPQERLIIAMGAMTGIEKALETTMEFVKGRKAFGQTIWDFQNTQFVMADLKARGTAARVFVNDCIAKHLKGELDVPTACMAKYWVTELQGEVVDKCLQFHGGAGFINDYPIARMYRDSRITRIFGGSNEVMKMVISRSM
- a CDS encoding crotonase/enoyl-CoA hydratase family protein; the protein is MSEEVLTSVEDGILVVTINRPDAKNAMTKAAAKGIAAAMDRLDSEDDLRVGILTGAGGTFCSGMDLKGFLRGESPVVEGRGFGGVVQAPPKKPLIAAVDGYALAGGLELMIACDLVVANDGAKFGIPEVKRGLVAAAGGVMMLPDQIPERIAMELALTGDFIDAARAYELGLINRVTNGSALDGAKELAAKIVANGPLAVKVSKAVIKESRGWPMDERYERQTQLIAPVFVSEDAREGAAAFAEKRAPNWKGK
- a CDS encoding acetyl-CoA C-acetyltransferase; this encodes MAEAYIIDAVRTPRGIGKQGKGALAHMHPQHLAATCLKAIKERNDLDTGTVDDVIWSVSTQDGMQAGDMGRMAALDAGFDITSSGTTLDRFCGGGITSVALAAAQVMSGMEDCVVAGGTEMMSLTAQMSKDKMAAGLKPPMMGSYNERLQASHPQSHQGVCGDAIATMEGFTREELDEVGYRSQQRAAKAIEEGRFDKSVVPVKDDEGNVVLDKEEYPRPQTTREGLAELEPAFAKIANVPLDKNGTTFAGLVNAKYPDLEIKHFHHAGNSSGVVDGAAAVLVASKDYAQKHGLQPRARIVATANMGDDPTLMLNAPVPAAKKVLEKAGLTKDDIDLYEINEAFAVVAAKFVRDLDLDWDKVNVNGGSIALGHPIGATGSILIGTMVDELERQDKRYGLVTMCAAGGMAPAIIIERVDDFVD
- a CDS encoding alpha-amylase family glycosyl hydrolase; amino-acid sequence: MPKLLASAAALTLLVTGVGTAPALADDHVASPWQPQSVVEIEHPEWSRKAVLYQINTRQFTEEGTFAAAQEQLPRLKELGVDILWFMPIHPIGEVNRKGGLGSPYSVKDYYDVNPEFGTKEDFRAFVDAAHAQGFKVILDLVANHTAWDNELAQQHPDWYEKDWKGDFRPTPWWDWSDIIDLDWTKPGVRQHVGEAMEYWVREFGVDGYRADVAGYVPLDFWNTMRDRLTAIRPVFMLGEVQETAFHQKAFDATYAWDWHNTTKNVAQGKGNATSFYGYYAENESLWPEEAMRMTYIENHDSNAWEGTMAENYGDALYAMTGLSFTGEGLPLIHNGMEACNAKRLEFFEKDAIDWSQGRGCIYGLLLEQLIEFRKSNPALDNGQWGARMQKVENSAPEQLLSWVRRKDDNKVLGLFNMSDRPVSARLTSGLPVGTYAEFPLRREVTIGEGETIELPAWGWRLFASGSD